In Topomyia yanbarensis strain Yona2022 chromosome 2, ASM3024719v1, whole genome shotgun sequence, one DNA window encodes the following:
- the LOC131684335 gene encoding 8-oxo-dGDP phosphatase NUDT18-like has product MGSVKMESNLIRVLEGQSLDELTSELCDFSLEEQNAATEAQGVKPLASSDYIPVVGKTVTYVVACVIVNDNNEVLMMQEAKESCAGKWYLPAGRMEPGETIVEAGAREVLEETGLKVDITTVLAVESAGGTWFRFVLTGNVVGGDLKTPSQADQESIQAKWVGNLNELSLRANDILPIIDLARNHKRRLPKDPNWHRDILPARKPHYKNYLRIVVAIKNKTTNQVFVLLSEKTAYHFPTVEIHPGRSIHSTLKKFMIELFGADLPQHRPHGVLSVEHHTTDSQPNPTDGICITLLVICRPSIENVSLIGKCIWHELNKELSTRLAMTVAAKNSTMQLHVVR; this is encoded by the coding sequence ATGGGTTCAGTCAAAATGGAATCAAATTTGATCCGAGTGTTGGAGGGACAATCTCTCGACGAACTTACTAGTGAGTTGTGCGATTTCTCTTTAGAAGAACAAAATGCAGCCACCGAAGCGCAGGGTGTTAAACCTCTGGCTTCGTCGGATTATATTCCAGTTGTGGGTAAAACAGTGACCTACGTGGTAGCCTGTGTGATCGTGAATGACAATAATGAGGTTTTGATGATGCAGGAAGCAAAGGAATCGTGCGCTGGAAAATGGTATCTCCCTGCCGGCCGCATGGAACCCGGAGAAACAATTGTGGAGGCAGGGGCACGGGAAGTTCTTGAAGAGACCGGACTAAAAGTGGATATTACAACCGTACTGGCAGTAGAATCAGCTGGGGGTACTTGGTTTCGATTTGTACTGACTGGAAACGTAGTCGGAGGTGATCTGAAGACCCCTTCTCAAGCGGATCAGGAATCGATTCAAGCTAAATGGGTTGGGAATCTGAACGAGCTAAGTTTAAGAGCAAACGACATTCTGCCTATCATCGATCTGGCACGCAACCACAAACGACGCCTTCCCAAAGATCCCAACTGGCACAGGGACATTCTTCCAGCCCGGAAACCTCACTATAAAAACTATCTAAGGATAGTGGTTGCcatcaaaaataaaactacgaaccAAGTTTTTGTGCTACTTAGCGAAAAAACCGCATATCACTTCCCCACAGTGGAGATTCATCCCGGTCGAAGCATTCACTCTACTCTGAAAAAGTTTATGATCGAGTTATTTGGTGCGGATCTACCGCAACACAGACCCCACGGAGTTTTGAGTGTTGAGCACCACACTACTGATTCACAGCCCAACCCTACGGATGGAATCTGCATCACCTTGCTGGTTATCTGTCGGCCCTCGATCGAAAATGTATCCCTCATTGGCAAATGTATCTGGCACGAGTTGAACAAGGAACTAAGCACCCGGCTGGCGATGACTGTAGCGGCGAAGAATTCCACCATGCAGCTACACGTTGTACGATAA